A region of Pyxidicoccus parkwaysis DNA encodes the following proteins:
- a CDS encoding carboxypeptidase regulatory-like domain-containing protein: MKRPILIATCVLLGLASGCGSSSAAPDPGVRTEDAEAVDLDNLHIRVSGRAEVLPEATRLLQSRGESLPSLDGVPVSVEEPLRLSVRDANASLGTGALAADGEFSVDDVPVREVHQSVAVGIAAPGFVHTASVVYDTAFSGARPRTDLIDVRAMALPEAFHDALSAAVGEARLRGHTGDKAATLRDAGFVLGRVVDADGHPVSGARVTLDRDDLADRVYYPTTDFNSVTQEGTDADGLFLYVHTGADAETFRLSVDGADAYVPRNVGAAPGWGLFLTVFPGNYPPP; the protein is encoded by the coding sequence ATGAAGCGCCCTATCCTGATTGCCACCTGTGTCCTGCTGGGGCTCGCGTCGGGCTGCGGCTCCAGCAGCGCCGCGCCGGACCCTGGCGTCCGCACCGAGGACGCCGAAGCGGTAGACCTGGACAACCTCCACATCCGCGTCAGCGGCCGTGCGGAAGTGCTGCCCGAGGCCACGCGCCTGCTCCAGTCCCGGGGAGAGTCCCTTCCCTCGCTGGACGGCGTGCCCGTCTCCGTCGAGGAACCGCTGCGCCTGTCCGTCCGTGACGCGAATGCCAGCCTCGGCACCGGCGCGCTGGCCGCGGACGGCGAGTTCAGCGTGGACGACGTGCCGGTGCGCGAGGTGCACCAGAGCGTGGCGGTGGGCATCGCCGCGCCGGGCTTCGTGCACACGGCCTCCGTCGTCTACGACACCGCCTTCAGCGGCGCACGGCCGCGCACGGACCTCATCGACGTGCGCGCGATGGCGCTACCGGAGGCCTTCCACGACGCACTCTCCGCCGCAGTGGGCGAGGCGCGCCTGCGCGGGCACACGGGGGACAAGGCCGCCACGCTGCGCGACGCGGGCTTCGTGCTCGGGCGCGTGGTGGACGCGGACGGGCACCCGGTGTCGGGCGCGCGTGTGACGCTCGACCGCGATGACCTGGCCGACCGCGTCTACTACCCCACGACGGACTTCAACTCCGTCACCCAGGAAGGCACCGACGCGGATGGCCTGTTCCTCTACGTCCACACCGGCGCGGACGCGGAGACGTTCCGGCTGAGCGTGGACGGCGCGGACGCCTATGTCCCGCGCAACGTGGGCGCCGCGCCCGGCTGGGGACTGTTCCTCACCGTCTTCCCGGGCAACTACCCGCCTCCGTAG
- a CDS encoding golvesin C-terminal-like domain-containing protein codes for MHLFRKTLAATAAAMALTACGPQPAETPAPATETPPTSETPSTAAQDAARAVADAARRTPVQLDAQFAKAAGEFNVPVNLLKAISYAETRWEFVTGTEEFEGRPAAYGLLALRGAHISEGAALAGVTEQAVRTDSLANLRAGAALLSKYATEAGIDRTDLGAWAPVAVRLTDITNTDIQAHYIHNDVYAVLREGAGAFTPEGKVAVSLEPTSVEAKFVLPRMQAFAAGPDYAAAVWHPSPNYNSRPAGTDVSMIVIHTCEGAYSGCWGWLVNPDAGVSAHYVVNESGSEISQLVRESDRAWHVGATYDCSLNGNVSCGLNGTSVNHFAVGIEHGGFASQSSFPAGQIDASAKLSCDITQGQGIVRDSYHIVAHGRLQPATRTDPGPNWPWSTYISKIKSYCGDGSSSGTIVVDSNNANNNAANARFSTVGTWTDGYSAGYYGSGYYYAATEAISAPAVFEFYLPAAATKTIDAWWVSGTNRSPSAPFIVTTSSGNVTVSVNQQANGSKWNTLGTWSFPAGWNKVQLSRWTGAGYVVMADAIQVR; via the coding sequence ATGCACCTGTTTCGCAAGACGCTCGCGGCCACCGCCGCGGCCATGGCCCTGACCGCCTGCGGCCCCCAGCCGGCGGAAACGCCCGCCCCCGCTACGGAGACGCCCCCCACCTCCGAGACGCCGTCCACCGCGGCCCAGGACGCCGCCCGCGCGGTGGCGGACGCCGCCCGCCGCACCCCCGTGCAGCTCGACGCGCAGTTCGCCAAGGCCGCCGGTGAGTTCAACGTCCCGGTGAATCTGCTCAAGGCCATCTCCTACGCGGAGACGCGCTGGGAGTTCGTCACGGGCACCGAGGAGTTCGAGGGCCGTCCCGCCGCGTACGGCCTGCTGGCCCTGCGCGGGGCGCACATCTCCGAGGGCGCGGCCCTGGCCGGCGTCACCGAGCAGGCCGTGCGCACCGACTCGCTCGCCAACCTCCGGGCCGGCGCCGCGTTGCTGTCGAAGTACGCCACCGAGGCGGGCATCGACCGCACGGACCTGGGCGCGTGGGCGCCGGTGGCCGTGCGCCTGACGGACATCACCAACACCGACATCCAGGCGCACTACATCCACAACGACGTGTACGCCGTGCTGCGCGAGGGCGCGGGCGCCTTCACCCCCGAGGGCAAGGTCGCCGTCTCGCTGGAGCCCACGTCCGTCGAGGCGAAGTTCGTCCTGCCTCGCATGCAGGCCTTCGCCGCCGGCCCGGACTACGCGGCCGCCGTCTGGCACCCGTCGCCCAACTACAACTCGCGTCCGGCGGGCACGGACGTGTCGATGATTGTCATCCACACCTGTGAGGGCGCCTACTCGGGCTGCTGGGGCTGGCTGGTCAACCCCGACGCGGGCGTCAGCGCGCACTACGTCGTCAACGAGAGCGGCAGCGAGATTTCGCAGCTCGTGCGCGAGTCCGACCGCGCCTGGCACGTGGGCGCCACCTATGACTGCAGCCTCAACGGCAACGTGAGCTGCGGCCTCAACGGCACCTCCGTGAATCACTTCGCGGTGGGCATCGAGCACGGCGGCTTCGCCAGCCAGAGCTCGTTCCCCGCGGGCCAGATTGACGCCTCGGCGAAGCTGTCCTGCGACATCACCCAGGGCCAGGGCATCGTCCGCGACAGCTACCACATCGTCGCGCACGGCCGCCTCCAGCCCGCCACCCGCACGGACCCGGGTCCGAACTGGCCGTGGTCCACGTACATCAGCAAGATCAAGAGCTACTGCGGTGACGGCAGCTCCTCGGGCACCATCGTGGTGGACAGCAACAACGCCAACAACAACGCCGCCAACGCGCGCTTCTCCACGGTGGGCACGTGGACGGACGGCTACAGCGCCGGCTACTACGGCAGCGGCTACTACTACGCCGCCACCGAGGCCATCTCCGCGCCGGCCGTCTTCGAGTTCTACCTGCCGGCGGCCGCCACGAAGACCATCGACGCGTGGTGGGTGTCTGGCACCAACCGCTCTCCGTCCGCGCCGTTCATCGTCACCACGTCCTCGGGCAACGTGACGGTGAGCGTGAATCAGCAGGCCAACGGCAGCAAGTGGAACACGCTGGGCACGTGGAGCTTCCCCGCGGGCTGGAACAAGGTGCAGCTCAGCCGGTGGACCGGCGCGGGCTACGTCGTCATGGCGGACGCCATCCAGGTCCGCTGA
- a CDS encoding sensor histidine kinase, which translates to MSSRTVRPQSRITAAVRVLAWLAALGVIAIGALSLVGHVRHVSRLQSMVTGYPTTPPSSSLALVLGGLSLGLRLPRRGSRLRAALSVACALAMTAIGAMSLFQDVVEPTEGVDTLLAWMLGEDVAQVGRPSPLASVCLVLLGPALVLLGSRRKRATRDTLTVLAMLLALLGFNSMLLGPLLGDGTSVILSQRSMGLPASLALQLLCLGTLCARPEQGLAARVTRDSLGGFLARRLVPVAMLGPPLLAVALVLLYSAGVINHEAKLPLFATVVCAGGTGLVLMAARALDVLEAKRKQTTAALEASEARYRGLLETAPAPVLTVDARGLLRFVNAEAERVFGYRREELLGREVEVLVPEGLFGGRRLDVAPDERALHGLRKDGTEVRLEVRLSLLSDQEGTSLLALLRDVTERERYLAGVQRAHEETEVQRKLLQVVLEHAPVGVMFIDPLTGTLVSNRVAEALYGRENPAVRQSEYLPNLRHPDGRIVELAELPSTRAAATGRVVGPEEFLIVQPDGNTVPILSTAAPIPGPPGGSRGVVVSFQDLTTRYELDRLREEYVGLISHDLRGPLQVINLRASLLQRDLHARHLAREEGLTEAILRSVGWMSAMIEDLLEGSRLESRRAPLRREPKDLVRFLEEVLERDVPPDLRERFRLDVAGQVPSVWVDPARLERVLANLLGNAAKYSPPPLPVVVRARAHEAWVVVSVNDQGPGLAPEDAEHIFDKYYRTKQGSASDAKGLGLGLYISRLIVEAHGGRIWVESEPGKGAAFCFSLPVGPPREESVPGPRPDPTGPASDA; encoded by the coding sequence ATGAGCAGCAGGACCGTCAGGCCCCAGAGTCGTATCACGGCCGCGGTCCGCGTCCTGGCCTGGCTCGCGGCGCTGGGAGTCATCGCCATCGGCGCTCTGTCGCTGGTGGGTCACGTGCGGCACGTCTCGCGTCTGCAGTCGATGGTGACCGGCTACCCCACCACGCCCCCCTCGAGCAGCCTGGCGCTGGTGCTCGGCGGACTCTCGCTGGGACTGAGGCTGCCGCGCCGCGGCTCCCGGCTCCGCGCGGCGCTCTCGGTGGCCTGCGCGCTGGCGATGACAGCCATCGGCGCGATGAGCCTCTTCCAGGACGTCGTGGAACCGACCGAGGGCGTGGACACGCTGCTCGCGTGGATGCTCGGGGAGGATGTCGCGCAAGTGGGGCGCCCCTCGCCGCTCGCCTCGGTGTGCCTGGTGCTGCTGGGCCCCGCGCTGGTGCTGCTGGGCAGCCGCCGCAAGCGGGCGACGCGCGACACGCTCACGGTGCTGGCGATGCTGCTGGCGCTGCTCGGGTTCAACAGCATGCTGCTCGGCCCGCTGCTGGGAGATGGCACCAGCGTCATCCTCTCGCAGCGGAGCATGGGCCTGCCCGCCTCGCTCGCGCTGCAACTGCTGTGTCTGGGAACGCTGTGCGCGCGGCCGGAGCAGGGACTGGCGGCGCGCGTCACCCGCGACTCGCTGGGCGGGTTCCTCGCGCGCAGGCTCGTCCCGGTGGCGATGCTGGGGCCTCCGCTGCTGGCCGTGGCGCTGGTGCTGCTGTACAGCGCCGGCGTCATCAACCACGAGGCGAAGCTGCCCCTCTTCGCCACCGTGGTGTGCGCGGGCGGCACGGGACTGGTGCTGATGGCGGCGCGGGCGCTGGACGTGCTCGAGGCGAAGCGCAAGCAGACCACCGCCGCGCTGGAGGCCTCCGAGGCGCGCTACCGCGGACTGCTGGAGACGGCGCCGGCCCCCGTGCTGACGGTGGACGCGCGCGGGCTGCTGCGCTTCGTCAACGCCGAGGCGGAGCGCGTGTTCGGCTACCGGCGCGAGGAGCTGCTGGGGCGCGAGGTGGAGGTGCTGGTCCCGGAGGGACTCTTCGGCGGGCGGCGCCTGGATGTCGCGCCCGACGAGCGCGCCCTGCACGGGCTGCGCAAGGACGGCACCGAGGTGAGGCTGGAGGTCCGGCTGAGCCTCCTCTCGGACCAGGAGGGGACGAGCCTGCTCGCCCTCCTCCGCGATGTCACCGAGCGCGAGCGGTACCTCGCCGGCGTGCAGCGCGCCCACGAGGAGACGGAGGTACAGCGCAAGCTGCTCCAGGTGGTGCTGGAGCACGCGCCCGTGGGCGTCATGTTCATCGACCCGCTGACCGGCACGCTGGTGAGCAACCGCGTGGCGGAAGCGCTGTATGGCCGGGAGAATCCGGCGGTGCGGCAGAGCGAATACCTGCCCAACCTGCGCCACCCGGATGGGCGGATCGTGGAGCTGGCGGAATTGCCCTCCACGCGCGCGGCGGCGACGGGCCGGGTGGTGGGCCCGGAGGAGTTCCTCATCGTGCAGCCAGACGGGAACACCGTCCCCATCCTATCCACGGCGGCACCCATTCCCGGCCCCCCGGGCGGCTCTCGCGGCGTGGTGGTGAGCTTCCAGGACCTGACGACGCGGTATGAGCTGGACCGGCTGCGCGAGGAGTACGTGGGCCTCATCTCGCATGACCTGCGCGGCCCGCTCCAGGTCATCAACCTGCGCGCGAGCCTGCTCCAGCGAGACCTGCACGCGCGGCACCTGGCGCGCGAGGAGGGGCTCACCGAGGCCATCCTCCGCAGCGTGGGCTGGATGAGCGCCATGATTGAGGACCTGCTGGAGGGCTCGCGGCTGGAGTCGAGGCGCGCGCCGCTGCGCCGCGAGCCGAAGGACCTGGTCCGCTTCCTGGAGGAGGTGCTGGAGCGCGACGTGCCGCCGGACCTGCGCGAGCGCTTCCGGCTGGACGTGGCCGGACAGGTGCCGTCGGTGTGGGTGGACCCGGCGCGGCTGGAGCGGGTGCTGGCGAACCTGCTCGGCAACGCGGCGAAGTACAGCCCGCCGCCGCTGCCGGTGGTGGTGCGCGCCCGTGCACACGAGGCGTGGGTGGTGGTGTCCGTGAACGACCAGGGCCCGGGGCTCGCGCCCGAGGACGCCGAGCACATCTTCGACAAGTACTACCGCACGAAGCAGGGCAGCGCGTCCGACGCGAAGGGGCTGGGCCTGGGGCTCTACATCAGCCGGCTCATCGTCGAGGCGCACGGCGGCCGCATCTGGGTGGAGAGCGAGCCCGGCAAGGGGGCCGCCTTCTGCTTCAGCCTGCCCGTGGGCCCCCCGCGCGAAGAATCCGTCCCCGGTCCGCGACCGGACCCGACGGGGCCAGCGAGCGACGCGTGA
- a CDS encoding metallophosphoesterase, with protein MRLFGIGDTHLPSTRQKDMHRFGWTEHPLPLQRAWDEKVRPEDVVIVAGDISWGTRPHEVLEDLAWLDARPGRKVLVRGNHDYWWGDSASKLRKLLEPYKTLEGFLQNSAVVMGPWVIAGSRLWTAPEAPPMPGGEMGDEPADLGYVERETRRLAASFEDAKKKEAASPTPLVRVVAVHFPPVYANQKATAFSEPIEAFGPKVCVYGHLHAEGISAGFTGERAGVKYVLASCDAARFSPVLLDEV; from the coding sequence ATGCGGCTCTTCGGCATTGGCGACACGCACCTGCCCTCCACACGGCAGAAGGACATGCACCGCTTCGGGTGGACGGAGCATCCGCTCCCGCTCCAACGGGCGTGGGACGAGAAGGTGCGCCCGGAGGACGTGGTCATCGTGGCGGGCGACATCTCCTGGGGCACGCGGCCGCACGAGGTGCTGGAAGATTTGGCGTGGCTGGACGCGCGGCCGGGCCGCAAGGTGCTGGTGCGCGGCAACCACGACTACTGGTGGGGCGACTCGGCGTCCAAGCTGCGCAAGCTGCTGGAGCCATACAAGACGCTGGAGGGCTTCCTCCAGAACAGCGCCGTCGTCATGGGCCCGTGGGTGATTGCGGGCAGCCGGCTGTGGACGGCGCCCGAGGCTCCGCCCATGCCCGGCGGGGAGATGGGCGACGAGCCGGCGGACCTGGGCTACGTGGAGCGCGAGACGCGGCGGCTCGCGGCGTCATTCGAGGACGCGAAGAAGAAGGAAGCAGCCAGCCCCACCCCGCTGGTCCGCGTGGTGGCGGTGCACTTCCCACCCGTGTACGCGAACCAGAAGGCCACCGCCTTCAGCGAGCCGATTGAAGCCTTCGGCCCCAAGGTGTGCGTCTATGGACACCTGCACGCGGAGGGCATCTCCGCGGGCTTCACGGGGGAGCGGGCCGGGGTCAAGTACGTGCTGGCATCGTGCGACGCGGCGCGCTTCTCGCCGGTGCTGCTCGACGAGGTGTGA
- a CDS encoding TolB family protein yields the protein MQRSWPWRARVVAALAVLGVGCSGRCGGASSGAGPLSKEEARAIPGVVAFLSERAGQKDVWWVTPDGKETQVTKGEEDEYPGPPSPDGKSLLVIAVREQGGLQFQQMRVVPLDGGKVLPLNVPRARARNASWAPDGGWLVAESDAKGFSDVVKLQPREGTEEVPLTQVKQGCFEPSVSPDGAEVAYVCSREGDPEIYVSRADGTQERRITAFYKEDRSPQWSPDGKWLLFVSDRQGQDRLYLVRPDGANLRPVSGTAGEGEEREAAWSPDGQKLAYVSRLPEGRSRIWVAPAAGGAPVALTDGKHRDDMPAWSPDGKYLAFVSERDGNTDVYLMRADGTGQTRLTTAKGADWLPRWVRR from the coding sequence ATGCAGCGTTCCTGGCCGTGGCGGGCGCGGGTGGTTGCCGCGCTCGCCGTGCTCGGCGTCGGGTGCTCCGGCCGGTGTGGCGGGGCGTCGTCCGGCGCCGGGCCGCTGTCGAAGGAAGAGGCACGCGCCATTCCGGGCGTGGTGGCCTTCCTGTCGGAGCGGGCGGGGCAGAAGGACGTGTGGTGGGTGACTCCGGATGGGAAGGAGACGCAGGTTACGAAGGGCGAGGAGGACGAGTACCCCGGCCCGCCGTCGCCGGACGGGAAGTCCCTGCTGGTGATTGCCGTGCGCGAGCAGGGCGGGCTCCAGTTCCAGCAGATGCGCGTGGTGCCGCTCGACGGAGGCAAGGTGTTGCCGCTGAACGTGCCCCGGGCGCGCGCGCGCAACGCGAGCTGGGCTCCGGACGGCGGGTGGCTGGTGGCGGAGTCCGACGCGAAGGGCTTCAGCGACGTGGTGAAGCTCCAGCCGCGCGAGGGCACGGAGGAGGTGCCGCTGACGCAGGTGAAGCAGGGCTGCTTCGAGCCGTCGGTGTCGCCGGACGGGGCGGAGGTGGCGTACGTGTGCAGCCGCGAGGGCGACCCGGAAATCTACGTGTCGCGCGCGGACGGCACGCAGGAGCGGCGCATCACCGCCTTCTACAAGGAGGACCGCTCGCCGCAGTGGAGCCCGGACGGGAAGTGGCTCCTGTTCGTCAGCGACCGGCAGGGCCAGGACCGGCTGTACCTCGTGCGCCCGGACGGAGCGAACCTGCGCCCGGTGTCCGGCACGGCCGGGGAGGGCGAGGAGCGCGAGGCGGCGTGGAGTCCGGACGGTCAGAAGCTGGCGTACGTGAGCCGCCTGCCGGAGGGCAGAAGCCGCATCTGGGTGGCGCCCGCCGCGGGAGGCGCGCCGGTGGCGCTGACGGACGGCAAGCACCGCGACGACATGCCGGCGTGGAGCCCGGACGGGAAGTACCTGGCCTTCGTGTCCGAGCGCGACGGGAACACCGACGTGTACCTGATGCGCGCGGATGGCACCGGACAGACGCGGCTCACCACCGCGAAGGGCGCGGACTGGCTGCCACGCTGGGTGCGGCGCTGA